In a genomic window of Deltaproteobacteria bacterium:
- a CDS encoding helix-turn-helix domain-containing protein, translating into VLSLNAGRAVTFDALLRQVWSAQAGNVDLVRNMVKKLRAKLGEDAQNPTWIFNLRGVGYRMARPDDG; encoded by the coding sequence CGTGCTCTCCCTCAACGCGGGGCGGGCGGTAACCTTCGATGCCCTGCTGCGCCAGGTGTGGAGCGCGCAGGCGGGCAACGTCGACCTGGTGCGCAACATGGTCAAGAAGCTCCGCGCCAAGCTCGGCGAGGACGCCCAGAACCCGACCTGGATCTTCAACCTGCGCGGCGTCGGTTACCGCATGGCAAGGCCCGACGACGGCTGA